GACTCTCCACAAACAGGTGCTTTCTCTTCAGCAGGGCCACACCCTAAATAAGTGATCACGTGACCTTTTGCTTAATACTGTCGTTATTGGatgaaaaaaagatatattccAGCGTCTCTATCCcagtattattagtataacagagttattgttgttgtgttgggtaattttattcagtcaatcaaatacaatacaatattattctatataatatacaaaaacagactgaaaaggtataggtagaagcaaaacatgcttatatattcctatcctaaattaatataaaataaagattattcattcataaaaaaaagaaaagtcttcTAACTTCATGGCCCCAGATCTACCATGAATACTACACGGTATTGTGGACATTATAGTAACACTCAGACATGTATCTTATAAATATACCAGCTTGGAGTGGTAATAAACATATCCTTACCATAATTACATACATGAATTTACTTCTACAAATAATTCTGAATAATAGCACATATCTGGTAAACTAGCTAAccgatgtgtgtgttctcatctaccccccacccccacacacaccccatccTCCTGCCATCTTAGCTGTCCGCCAGTGAACCATGCAGCAAGGAGGAAGTGCAGATGAAATGGAAGGGTCTGTGTCTCCCCATGGATCAGCTGGAGGCCCTGCTGTCGCTGGGCAGTTTTGGCTCAGCCATCGACTGGATGGAGTTCTTTGCCCTGGGCTGCAGTGCTCTGGGAGGGGTAAGATGTTATATCAGGCCAGATATAAACGCTAACACCACTTTATACCACTTCCCTTGAGCCGTAAAACCTACTGTGAGGCCAAGCACAGCTGGAGACCCTGAGCGAGTCGTTTCTAGTGTTCATCTCACAGTCCGGTCTTGTCGTGTTTAGCCTAGATCCAGACAGCTGTGATCCAGACTTCAAGGTCCATCAAgaagcccagactccagagatgAATCCATCTCTGACTACTTGAATCTTTGCAATGCCAATTCAAGCCAATGGTTTTGTTTCAAAGCAGCAGATCGAGCATTAAAGAGAAGAACTTTGGAGATGACGATGCAGCTCAGCGTTACCAACGTCATGTGCTCAGTGGGACTGTTGAACTCTTTTTCCACATGAGGGCAGTCATGttccacattgatttatgtgtgTAACCTTCCACAGTCACTATGTCTGGATGCATAACAGTTAAAGTTAAGTTGTATGTAAGTGTATTTgcagtgtgtgcttgtgttatCACGTGATCGTCCTCGAAGGCTGAGGGTAccttttaatattttgtgtccGTGTCTTTCTTTGAGAAAATCCTATTGTCTGCTTTCTCTGTGTTTCTCAGACCCTCCTGAGTTCCCTTAAGTTTGCGTGTGAAATCCTgacagaggacgaggagggcggTGCTGCGAGGATCCCGTTCAGCACCTTTGTCAAACTCTACacctacctgtctcacctggaaGGGGACACGACGCAGTATTGCATCGATAACTTCCTAAGCAGCCTGCAGGCACAAGtgtaggtggtgtgtgtgtgtgtgtgtgggggtgggtggggggtggatgtgtgtgtaagtaaagggcgtgtatgtgtttgtgtgtaagcgGTGGTTAATGCTGATTCATATTTAACCAATAGAGGTGCTTCCATCTCTTTTTCTCAAACTGCTCATTTTAATCAGTTCTCCAGTCTAATCTCATGCTGTCTATGAAGACGGGCAGTCCGATGATAGATATGATGATAGATATGATGATAGATATGATATGATAGTATTAACTCAGAGACTACATTATTTTTTCAGGCTCCCGTGACCTCAATAACTCCAGTGTTATTTGTACAAGCAAGAGTAACCTTtccagttttttttaatcacttgATATAGCTAACAAGTCTCCAAGAGTCTGACCAGGGCAACATGTCAGCACACACGCTCAGAGCTGATTATTGAGTGTCACACATCCCCACACTGAAAGTGAACACGTCAGACATGTGCAATTAATTCAGAGGAATTCTCCATTTCAAAACTACACAATGTTTATTAATAAGCGACACAtacgaagaaaagaaaatccagGAAATACATTCCAGACTAGTTTTAGCATACGGTATGCTGCCAACATGTTTTCTGCAGTGATTATTTTGGACTCGCCCAACATTTGGGGCCAGTAAGCGTTGGTCGGCTCAGACGCGCAGACAGTTTGAGGGCTAAGCCAGATCCCTTGGCCTCAGCCGATGCTGTGAGATTGTAACATTCACTGAGAATCCTTCTGCTGCAGAGCCGAGCTGACAGACTGGTTTCTCTGCCCGACAGCAACAAGCAGAGCGGCATGATTCAGATATCCAACTTCTACATCGgcaggaagtgaggagagaagagacggAAAGCAGCGCACGACAGGAAGGAAGTGATAGGAAACCACAAAATAACAGCGTTCGATGAATAAACAGGGCGAGCTAATGCTCCTTCAAGCACAGCTGTTGTTTCATTACCTAGAAATTGACCCCATTAATTGTTGGCGTCAGACACGGGAGACTATTTTTCGTCATTGTCCTATTTTGAGTCAGGTTGGAATCTTTTAATGGGCAGCAAGAGAGCCACGAGGCTGCCTCCCACCAACTGTCAGGTGGAGTGTTGCGGAGGCTGTTTTTTCCTCACGTCTGGGTTAGCCAAAGTGAATTCATCACAAACAATCGGCCGGTAGCCTCGCTGCATTTGGCTTCTCTGCTGGCGCATTAATTTCACACAGCAGATGAAACCGAGGTCAGGTGTTGAGATGAGCTCTGAGGGCACGGGATGAGCGTGGTGTTCAGCTTGTGTTAAAGAGCTCAAACCCACGGTGTTTACCGGGTTTTGGAGATGGACACGTTCAAGTGCACCCAGGTTTCTTACACGAGTCAGAGGCGCACACAGGAGTTTggactttttttattaatatttagacGGATGGCTTTTTGTGATTCTTTTTGACAAACGATACAATCACTTATCTCGACATAGCATACTATAATTTTTTGGGATGCTATAACTTTTAAAAAGTagatgagaaaaagaaaagaaagtaataTGTCGTAACTCGTAAGGCTTTATGACTTTTTCGACATACCATTAatattactttctttttttctttcttcgacATACTGTGACTTTGCTATCAATTCTTTCGACATGATATTCTATGATTTATTTGGATTTATTTGGACTCGTGTGACcttttctgaatttattttaagTCAAAATAAGTATACTGTAATTTTGACATGATACTATTACTTTAATATTACTATCTTCAGACTTTTTTCAATTCTTACaactttttaatgattttttttcaaaatactaTACGACGCCTTTTGATAACATACTATGACTATACTATATCTTTATGACATGTTTCGACAAACTTTACTCTAGTAGGATTTTTCTTCTTTGTGACATTTCTTTGACATACTATATTAGGACTTTTGGATATGACTTTTTCGTGACACTTTCATGGTAGTGAACGGGCTTTTGTACGGCCCACTACACTAAACCTTGTTCTGATACTTCAATGGAATACAATACTATTAGTTTTTGCGGACTTTTAAATTACATACTACTTTCATTTCTATGGTCATACAGCACAGCTCCACAACTGTATGCTCCATTGTTTTAACTTTAACTTCTGAATCATGATGTCATTACAAAGATGTCTGTGGCTTATTAATTTCTGCTCCAGGGTGGACATTGTTGAACAACCCTTACTCTTTCCTCAAGTGTTGCTCATTTCATCACATCTCCAGAGACATGACGAATGCAGCAGAGCAGTgtgaaagagacagaagaagagggagTGGACACGAAGGCTCCATTTGAGCATTCCTCTCTTTATAGCTGTTGTGTAACAGATTTCAGAGTAAGGATTCGGGAAAACATGATTCATGCTGTATCCTGAAGTTGCAGAACACGGATACTATCTTAGTCAGTTCTACTGCTATATGCAGGACAGCTGTactctctgttgttgtttatgaGGATTGTCCATAGATATCTAACAACATACTTTGTTTCAGGGATCTCCAACATGGGATGATTAAACCTCTGGACTTCATCCATTGGGAGGATATGGACTCAACTCCTTCTAATCTTATAAAATGTGCCATAG
The Pseudoliparis swirei isolate HS2019 ecotype Mariana Trench chromosome 16, NWPU_hadal_v1, whole genome shotgun sequence DNA segment above includes these coding regions:
- the ropn1l gene encoding ropporin-1-like protein isoform X2; this translates as MCYVAAMPLPDTMFCAQQINIPTQLPDILKNFSKAAIRTQPTDLLLWSAAYFRALFKGECLPVKDRLETNATHKTDTGLTPGLLKTLHKQLSASEPCSKEEVQMKWKGLCLPMDQLEALLSLGSFGSAIDWMEFFALGCSALGGTLLSSLKFACEILTEDEEGGAARIPFSTFVKLYTYLSHLEGDTTQYCIDNFLSSLQAQVDLQHGMIKPLDFIHWEDMDSTPSNLIKCAIETSRTD
- the ropn1l gene encoding ropporin-1-like protein isoform X3; the protein is MPLPDTMFCAQQINIPTQLPDILKNFSKAAIRTQPTDLLLWSAAYFRALFKGECLPVKDRLETNATHKTDTGLTPGLLKTLHKQLSASEPCSKEEVQMKWKGLCLPMDQLEALLSLGSFGSAIDWMEFFALGCSALGGTLLSSLKFACEILTEDEEGGAARIPFSTFVKLYTYLSHLEGDTTQYCIDNFLSSLQAQVDLQHGMIKPLDFIHWEDMDSTPSNLIKCAIETSRTD
- the ropn1l gene encoding ropporin-1-like protein isoform X1 — protein: MTSALKNARITLLLGDDDEHCTHGQPAIVLALCVSFFTLNIQQSSHASSRHNVLCPANQHPHPAARHPEELLQGSHPYTAHGSAAVVCSVRYFRALFKGECLPVKDRLETNATHKTDTGLTPGLLKTLHKQLSASEPCSKEEVQMKWKGLCLPMDQLEALLSLGSFGSAIDWMEFFALGCSALGGTLLSSLKFACEILTEDEEGGAARIPFSTFVKLYTYLSHLEGDTTQYCIDNFLSSLQAQVDLQHGMIKPLDFIHWEDMDSTPSNLIKCAIETSRTD